In Natranaerobius thermophilus JW/NM-WN-LF, the genomic stretch TCATCATCAGCTTCTTCTTTTACTTCTGTTTCTTCATCATCCTTTTTTGTTAACTCCATGGATTCTTTTTCTTCTTCTTGAGCGGTAAAATAAAAATCGTTGTAATTATCTTGAGCAAATAATCCGAATCCGATAATAAAAGCTAAAAAAGCTGCCGCAGTAGCACCAATAAATTTGTACTTATGGAAATGTAAAATAGAAGAGAAAAAATTAGTAGAACTACGGTGCTTATTTAATGCTCTATGTTCTTCAAGTAATTGTTGTTTTAATTGTTCCTGAAAATCTGAGTCAGGACTAGATTGGGACGGAGTTATTTGCGATAAATTCTTGACTAATTCAAGTTCTTGTTCATTTAAATCTTTTATCTCTTCTTTGATTTCATTGGTGATGATGTCACAGTTATTTTGTGTATTTAAATCTTGCTTTTTGTTATTATTTTTACCGTCGGTGCTCATGATTGCACCTCCTTACTGTCTAGGTGGCGGGATAGTTTATTTAGTCCGCGATATAAAAGACCTTTAATAGCTCCTTCACTTTTATCTAATACTTTGGCAATTTCTTTAATTTTCAATTCATCTACAAATCTTAATTGAATAACTTCCTGTTGTTCTATAGATAAAATTTCAAGGAGTTTAAAAATTTCTTTTGAATGTTCTTCTAGTAATACATGATCTTCGGGTGTATCTATCAGAACTGTTTCATCATCGGATATAGCTTCAGAAGCCTCTTCTTTTTTTCTACCCTTTTTTCTGTAGTAATCTATCAGGGCATTACGTGCAATAGAATATATCCAGCTTTGAAAATCTTCGGGCTTTTTCAAAGATTTCAAATTTCGTAAAACTTTAAGGAAAATATCAGATACA encodes the following:
- a CDS encoding RNA polymerase sigma factor, giving the protein MKELSKQQLAELISKASHNEQAFEQLYNYFFPKIYQYIYYRVNNKEVTEDLVSDIFLKVLRNLKSLKKPEDFQSWIYSIARNALIDYYRKKGRKKEEASEAISDDETVLIDTPEDHVLLEEHSKEIFKLLEILSIEQQEVIQLRFVDELKIKEIAKVLDKSEGAIKGLLYRGLNKLSRHLDSKEVQS